A single window of Granulicella cerasi DNA harbors:
- a CDS encoding thioredoxin family protein, with translation MARVESKMVQLGTLAPAFELVDVISGKALSRDDVFTATWDESKATPGLHAGLLVMFVCAHCPYVKHLEVEIGNIGRDYAGKIAIAAIQPNDVEQYPADGPDGMREQAQRLGWNFPYLLDEAQEVARSYGAECTPDFFLFNSDMELVYRGQMDGSRPRRADGSGNNVLVTGEDLRRAMDEVLAGEKPSEDQRASLGCSIKWKA, from the coding sequence ATGGCAAGGGTTGAATCAAAAATGGTGCAACTGGGAACACTCGCACCCGCCTTCGAACTGGTGGACGTGATTTCGGGCAAGGCCCTCAGTCGCGATGACGTGTTCACTGCGACGTGGGACGAGTCCAAGGCTACCCCCGGGTTACATGCCGGACTGTTGGTGATGTTCGTATGCGCGCACTGCCCCTACGTGAAGCACCTCGAGGTCGAAATCGGCAACATTGGTCGTGACTATGCAGGCAAGATCGCCATCGCCGCCATCCAGCCAAATGACGTGGAGCAGTATCCCGCTGATGGCCCGGACGGCATGCGCGAGCAGGCCCAGCGACTCGGCTGGAACTTCCCCTACCTGCTCGACGAAGCTCAGGAAGTGGCCCGCAGCTACGGTGCCGAATGTACGCCTGACTTCTTCCTCTTCAACTCCGACATGGAGCTCGTCTATCGCGGACAGATGGACGGCAGCCGCCCTCGTCGCGCAGACGGCTCGGGCAACAACGTGCTGGTGACCGGCGAAGATCTGCGTCGCGCCATGGACGAAGTGCTCGCAGGCGAGAAGCCCAGCGAAGATCAGCGTGCCAGTTTGGGATGCAGCATTAAGTGGAAGGCTTGA
- a CDS encoding acyltransferase family protein — MDNASAATSTTAIAPRKAHYVVLDGLRGVASIVVILFHLCEANNGGSRFKQIINHGYMAVDFFFMLSGFVIAYAYDDRWQRMTVGSFFKRRLIRLQPMVILASIIGALFFYFGAGTTFPHIAQTPVWMTLLIMFIGMTMIPVPTSMDIRGWQETYPLNGPQWSLFFEYIANILYAFGLRRASNRVLGLLTFVAALLLAHLAIFGVEGDVIGGWALATPQLHIGFARVLFPFFAGVLLMRIGKRIATPNAFAVSSILLVIALALPRFGGTSHLWINGLYEAVCIIVLFPIIVLIGASDQRADGSSIRIARFFGDLSYPLYVTHYPLIYLYTAWVVEKKPTLAHSVEVAALTFVAAMTIAYLCLKFFDEPVRRYLSRRFLATKTA; from the coding sequence TTGGACAACGCTTCCGCCGCGACTTCGACCACAGCCATCGCTCCACGCAAAGCGCACTACGTCGTGCTCGACGGTCTGCGCGGCGTGGCCTCGATCGTGGTGATTCTCTTCCATCTCTGCGAGGCCAACAACGGCGGCAGCCGCTTCAAGCAGATCATCAACCATGGCTACATGGCGGTGGATTTCTTCTTCATGCTCTCGGGCTTCGTCATCGCCTACGCATACGACGACCGCTGGCAGCGCATGACCGTCGGCAGTTTCTTCAAGCGCCGCCTCATCCGCCTGCAACCGATGGTGATCCTCGCCAGCATCATCGGCGCACTGTTCTTCTACTTCGGCGCCGGCACGACCTTCCCCCACATCGCGCAGACGCCCGTGTGGATGACGCTGCTGATCATGTTCATCGGCATGACCATGATCCCCGTGCCGACCTCGATGGACATTCGCGGATGGCAGGAGACGTATCCGCTCAACGGCCCGCAGTGGTCGCTCTTCTTCGAGTACATCGCGAACATCCTCTACGCCTTCGGTCTGCGCCGGGCATCGAATCGCGTGCTCGGCTTGCTCACCTTCGTCGCCGCGCTCTTGCTGGCGCATCTGGCGATCTTCGGCGTGGAAGGCGATGTCATCGGTGGATGGGCGCTCGCCACGCCGCAACTTCACATCGGCTTCGCGCGCGTGCTCTTCCCGTTCTTCGCAGGTGTGCTGCTCATGCGCATAGGCAAACGCATCGCTACACCGAACGCCTTCGCGGTAAGCAGCATCCTGCTCGTCATTGCACTAGCGCTGCCGCGCTTCGGTGGCACATCGCATCTCTGGATCAACGGTCTTTACGAAGCCGTGTGCATCATCGTGCTCTTCCCGATCATCGTGCTGATCGGCGCGAGTGACCAACGCGCCGACGGTTCGTCCATCCGCATCGCGCGCTTCTTCGGCGATCTTTCGTACCCGCTCTACGTGACGCACTATCCGCTGATTTACCTCTACACGGCGTGGGTCGTCGAAAAGAAGCCGACGCTCGCTCACTCGGTTGAAGTAGCCGCGTTGACCTTCGTAGCCGCGATGACTATCGCTTATCTCTGCCTCAAGTTCTTCGACGAGCCGGTTCGCCGTTATCTCAGTCGAAGATTCCTCGCGACGAAAACCGCATAG
- a CDS encoding carbonic anhydrase — protein sequence MPNALDRLKDGIRRFQSGPYAENAEKYKTAATTPQKPHTLMITCADSRIDIETVTSAAPGELFTTRNVGNLVPAYGEMLGGVSAVIEYAVNALGVQHIVVCGHSDCGAMKALRNPSSLDSLPTVKQWLRNAQAASVVAEMMAKDDETAHDKLRRLTERNVLLQLQHLKTHPSVAGALAQEKLTVSGWVYDLGTGEVRIAEDGSSVFEAVGATA from the coding sequence ATGCCAAATGCTCTGGATCGTTTGAAGGATGGAATTCGCCGCTTCCAAAGCGGCCCCTACGCGGAGAACGCAGAAAAGTACAAGACCGCCGCGACCACTCCGCAGAAGCCGCACACGCTGATGATCACCTGCGCTGATTCGCGCATCGACATCGAAACCGTCACCAGCGCCGCTCCCGGCGAGCTCTTCACCACGCGCAACGTTGGCAACCTCGTGCCGGCCTATGGCGAAATGCTCGGTGGCGTCTCGGCGGTGATCGAGTACGCGGTGAACGCGCTCGGTGTGCAGCATATCGTCGTTTGCGGCCACTCGGATTGCGGCGCGATGAAGGCTCTGCGTAACCCGTCGTCGCTCGACTCGCTGCCGACCGTGAAGCAGTGGCTGCGTAATGCGCAGGCCGCGTCGGTCGTCGCCGAAATGATGGCGAAGGACGATGAGACTGCGCACGACAAGCTTCGCCGCCTCACCGAGCGCAACGTTCTGCTGCAGCTTCAGCACCTGAAGACGCATCCGTCCGTCGCAGGCGCGCTCGCACAGGAAAAGCTGACCGTCTCCGGCTGGGTCTATGACCTCGGCACCGGCGAAGTCCGCATCGCCGAAGATGGCTCGAGCGTCTTCGAAGCAGTAGGAGCCACCGCGTGA
- a CDS encoding bestrophin family protein, whose product MIVPREPQLRRMVAYVGLPVLLMALYDLVVVFGFKVMHWTWLGSPHVPLGLYGSAIGVIVGFRNNSAYGRWWEGRTLWGAVVNNSRSFARQVVSAIRANNPDEVPEVEALQVSLTHHQIAYVHALRQHLRQLPPWEELARILPKDEIEYLKTRNNVPLELQLRMGRMLLEAKDKGWTSHLAWQAMDRNLDDLADAQGGLERIKNTPLPKQYDYFPQLFVQLYCLVLPMGMVQQLGWFTPLGSTLVGFMFLALDKIGRDLEDPFDNSIFDVPMTAICKTIEINLRQLLGETDVPAPEKPIHGVLW is encoded by the coding sequence GTGATCGTTCCTCGTGAGCCGCAACTGCGGCGCATGGTCGCCTACGTGGGTCTTCCGGTATTGCTGATGGCGCTGTACGACCTCGTGGTCGTCTTCGGCTTCAAGGTGATGCACTGGACCTGGCTCGGCTCACCGCATGTGCCGCTCGGCCTGTACGGTTCTGCCATCGGTGTCATCGTGGGCTTCCGCAACAACTCAGCCTACGGACGCTGGTGGGAGGGCCGCACGCTGTGGGGCGCGGTCGTGAATAACTCACGCTCGTTTGCACGCCAGGTGGTCTCGGCCATCCGCGCCAATAACCCCGACGAGGTTCCTGAAGTAGAAGCCCTGCAGGTTTCGCTGACGCATCATCAGATCGCTTACGTGCATGCTCTGCGTCAGCATCTCCGCCAGCTTCCGCCGTGGGAGGAGCTCGCTCGCATCCTGCCGAAGGATGAGATCGAGTATCTGAAGACGCGCAACAACGTGCCGCTCGAGCTGCAACTCCGCATGGGCCGCATGTTGCTTGAAGCCAAGGACAAAGGCTGGACCTCGCACCTCGCGTGGCAGGCGATGGACCGCAACCTCGACGACCTTGCCGATGCGCAGGGCGGCCTGGAGCGCATCAAGAACACTCCATTACCCAAGCAGTACGACTACTTCCCTCAGTTGTTCGTGCAGCTTTACTGCCTTGTGCTGCCGATGGGCATGGTGCAGCAACTTGGCTGGTTCACGCCGCTCGGCTCGACGCTGGTGGGCTTCATGTTCCTCGCGCTCGACAAGATCGGCCGCGACCTCGAAGACCCCTTCGATAACTCCATCTTCGATGTGCCGATGACCGCGATCTGCAAGACGATCGAGATCAACCTGCGCCAGCTCCTCGGCGAAACCGATGTGCCCGCACCCGAGAAACCGATTCACGGCGTGCTCTGGTAA
- a CDS encoding protease pro-enzyme activation domain-containing protein has product MLFVSLAATAGLAAQTTASSLLKPVAQVNRVAANADFSAHVQMQNQLPKWVAATSQTTSGVDLSEPMSVTIALQRSDAAEAAFEQMLSDQQNAASPLYHHWLTGNEIGKLYGPTDSDIAAVEAWAASEGLTVTSVASSRISIEVTGRMSAVASAFRTSFANFNQTNGATRLSAVSEPSIPAALSGVISHINGLTQTVHHTSLQSRLVQATSANTGSNTTVQPNLTSSSGSHYVTPSDFNTIYDIASVLSGGNTGSKIGSTTQRLAIIGRSRVATTDIQNFDNLTGLTYVAPNVILAGTDPGTTNDGNQDEATLDVNRVQGTATGVQTDLVIAKSTNTQDGVYIASNYVVNTLNASTLTDQIMSLSFGLCELEGGSSDTATYNNLFKTAAAEGVSVFVSSGDSGANGCYSAGQAAVNASASSNDLCGQYVTCVGGTQFVEGSGTSYWSSSNTSSLGSAQSYIPEGVWNEPTSTSNGKTSYVMAAGGGAPSIYLAKPSWQTGTGVSSSQLYRMTPDVSFTSAGHDGYLGCVAYAYPTYNICNASQGTYYYLIFSGTSAAAPSMAAISALLNTKMGSAQGLLNPMLYTVANGSYASTAVHDVTPTTSGVGSSCTVNTVSNCNNSTPSSSGLTVSATSGVVGYAVTTGYDMATGIGSLDVANFLTAAVATQTISTTLKVTAAPTSVALGSSTTVTATLTPSSTNSTAATGTVTFSATPSGSTTATTIGTASISSNAAKLVWTPTAAGTYTVTATYAGDSNYSTSTDSTGTQVVVANAFTITAAATSLPASGTLVSGTSVTDAITVTSVNSFAGTVALTCKVTAASTSTADTAAAAGAGCSLTPASAAITGSTTGASVLTITSTAGTSGSINVVVSGTSGTSTGSSPTITVKLTPPSFTVTSSPTSVTVISGTSGTSTLTLTSVNGFAGAVGSFSCTATNSSGTAAGTCSVSPSSVTLASGGTGVATVTVSPTAGTTGALNIALSATGTTTGASTSYTGTCLSAGNYCLTVTVSPTLTIAANPTSLAFTSGATSGNTSLITLQTATGVSGTASVSCTLSGSSPAYPPTCSLSSTSVTLASAGSGTTTLTIGSTTAVTAASKSLAGFSGWRVGALAFGLATLFAFRRRRSVASLAAFGLLLLGLTTMTGCGGDTAPKSTKSSSGSYTATVTATLNGQSVSTTVAVTIN; this is encoded by the coding sequence TTGCTATTTGTTTCCCTTGCAGCGACCGCGGGCCTTGCAGCACAGACCACCGCCTCGTCACTGCTGAAGCCCGTGGCACAGGTTAATCGCGTGGCGGCCAACGCGGACTTCTCCGCGCATGTGCAGATGCAAAACCAGCTGCCCAAGTGGGTCGCGGCAACGTCGCAGACCACCAGTGGCGTAGACCTCTCCGAGCCGATGTCCGTAACGATCGCCCTGCAGCGCTCGGACGCAGCGGAAGCGGCTTTCGAGCAGATGCTGAGCGATCAGCAGAACGCAGCGTCGCCGCTTTACCACCACTGGCTTACGGGTAATGAGATTGGCAAGCTTTACGGCCCGACGGACAGCGATATCGCTGCCGTGGAAGCCTGGGCCGCCTCCGAAGGACTGACAGTCACCTCGGTCGCATCGTCGCGTATCTCCATCGAAGTGACTGGCCGCATGAGCGCCGTCGCGTCGGCGTTCCGCACCTCGTTTGCGAACTTCAACCAGACCAACGGCGCGACGCGCCTCTCGGCTGTTTCGGAGCCTTCGATTCCCGCAGCGCTCTCCGGCGTGATCAGCCACATCAATGGCCTGACCCAGACCGTGCACCACACCTCGCTGCAGAGCCGCCTCGTGCAGGCCACATCGGCCAACACCGGAAGCAACACCACGGTGCAGCCCAACCTGACCTCGTCCAGCGGATCGCACTACGTGACGCCGTCTGACTTCAACACGATTTACGACATTGCGAGCGTTTTGAGCGGGGGTAACACCGGCTCGAAGATCGGTTCCACCACGCAGCGCCTGGCCATCATCGGTCGTTCGCGCGTAGCTACCACCGACATCCAGAACTTCGACAACCTGACCGGCCTGACGTACGTTGCACCCAACGTCATCCTCGCAGGCACCGACCCCGGCACCACGAATGATGGCAACCAGGACGAAGCCACACTCGACGTCAACCGCGTACAGGGCACAGCGACCGGTGTGCAGACGGACCTCGTCATCGCCAAGAGCACGAATACGCAGGACGGTGTATACATCGCTTCCAACTATGTCGTGAACACGCTGAATGCCAGCACGCTGACCGATCAGATCATGAGTCTGTCCTTCGGCCTCTGCGAACTCGAAGGCGGCTCCAGCGATACCGCAACCTATAACAACCTGTTCAAGACGGCGGCAGCGGAAGGTGTTTCGGTGTTCGTTTCCTCCGGCGACTCCGGCGCCAACGGCTGCTACTCGGCTGGCCAGGCTGCGGTGAACGCTTCGGCATCATCGAACGACCTTTGCGGACAATACGTTACCTGCGTCGGTGGTACTCAGTTTGTCGAAGGTAGCGGAACCTCCTACTGGTCGTCGAGCAACACATCGTCGTTGGGTTCGGCCCAGAGCTACATCCCGGAAGGCGTGTGGAACGAGCCGACCTCCACCTCGAACGGCAAGACGAGCTATGTGATGGCAGCGGGGGGCGGTGCGCCATCGATCTACCTAGCCAAACCCTCCTGGCAAACAGGGACGGGCGTTTCATCAAGCCAGCTCTATCGCATGACGCCTGACGTTTCCTTCACCTCGGCGGGCCACGACGGTTACCTCGGTTGCGTTGCGTACGCGTACCCCACCTACAACATCTGCAACGCCTCGCAGGGAACGTACTACTACCTCATCTTCTCGGGTACTTCAGCCGCCGCTCCGTCGATGGCCGCCATCTCGGCGCTCCTCAATACGAAGATGGGCAGCGCGCAGGGCCTGTTGAATCCGATGCTCTACACCGTGGCCAATGGCAGCTACGCCAGCACGGCTGTGCATGATGTGACGCCGACCACTTCGGGTGTCGGCAGCTCCTGCACCGTGAACACGGTTTCCAACTGCAACAACTCCACCCCCTCGAGCTCCGGTCTCACGGTGAGCGCGACCTCCGGCGTGGTGGGTTATGCCGTCACCACCGGCTATGACATGGCGACGGGCATCGGCTCGCTCGATGTGGCGAACTTCCTCACGGCAGCCGTCGCAACGCAGACCATCAGCACCACGCTGAAGGTGACCGCTGCGCCGACGTCGGTGGCCCTTGGTTCGTCGACGACCGTCACGGCGACGTTGACCCCGTCCTCGACCAACAGCACCGCCGCTACGGGCACGGTGACCTTCTCGGCCACGCCCTCCGGCTCCACCACGGCAACGACCATCGGCACGGCCAGCATCTCGTCGAACGCTGCCAAGCTGGTCTGGACGCCGACCGCAGCCGGAACCTACACCGTCACGGCGACCTACGCTGGTGACAGCAACTACAGCACGTCCACCGATTCCACTGGAACGCAGGTCGTGGTCGCCAACGCCTTCACGATTACCGCGGCTGCTACCAGCTTGCCTGCTTCGGGCACGCTGGTTTCGGGCACGTCTGTAACGGACGCGATCACCGTCACCTCGGTCAACTCCTTCGCGGGCACCGTAGCCCTTACCTGCAAGGTCACTGCGGCTTCCACCTCCACGGCTGACACCGCCGCCGCCGCGGGTGCAGGCTGCTCGCTCACGCCGGCTTCGGCTGCGATCACCGGCAGCACCACCGGCGCGTCGGTGCTCACGATCACGAGCACAGCTGGCACCTCCGGCAGCATCAATGTCGTAGTCAGCGGCACGAGCGGAACCAGCACAGGCTCTTCGCCCACCATCACGGTCAAGCTGACCCCGCCAAGCTTCACGGTCACCTCGTCGCCGACCTCGGTAACGGTGATCAGCGGCACGAGCGGAACCTCCACGCTCACGCTCACCTCGGTGAACGGGTTTGCCGGAGCTGTTGGAAGCTTCAGCTGCACCGCGACGAACTCCAGCGGAACGGCTGCGGGCACCTGCTCGGTTTCGCCGAGCTCGGTCACCCTGGCTTCCGGCGGCACAGGCGTAGCGACGGTAACGGTTTCGCCGACGGCTGGCACGACGGGCGCGCTGAACATCGCACTCTCGGCGACGGGAACGACGACCGGCGCATCCACCTCGTACACGGGAACCTGCCTGAGCGCGGGCAACTACTGCCTCACCGTCACGGTGAGCCCGACGCTGACGATCGCTGCTAACCCGACCTCGCTCGCCTTCACCTCAGGAGCGACCTCAGGTAACACGAGCCTCATCACTCTGCAGACTGCAACCGGCGTGAGTGGAACGGCCTCGGTGAGCTGCACGCTCAGCGGCTCTTCACCTGCATATCCTCCGACCTGCTCGCTCTCGTCCACTTCGGTGACGCTGGCCTCGGCAGGCTCGGGAACGACGACCCTCACGATCGGTTCTACGACCGCTGTGACAGCTGCTTCGAAGTCACTCGCTGGCTTCAGCGGCTGGCGCGTAGGAGCGCTGGCCTTCGGCCTGGCAACGCTGTTTGCCTTCCGTCGCCGTCGCTCGGTCGCATCGCTCGCAGCGTTCGGTCTGCTGTTGCTCGGTCTCACCACGATGACGGGATGCGGTGGAGACACCGCGCCGAAGTCCACGAAGTCCTCGTCGGGAAGCTACACCGCAACCGTAACGGCGACGCTGAACGGACAGTCCGTGAGCACCACGGTCGCGGTCACGATCAACTAA
- a CDS encoding YXWGXW repeat-containing protein: MKKTFLATVLGVGLLAGGTLAADAQIAVRIGPPPPRREVIPPPRPGYVWHPGYHRWDGGRYVWVPGEYAVPPRPGAYWVPGHWAHRPGGYVWIEGHYR, from the coding sequence ATGAAGAAGACGTTTCTCGCTACCGTTCTCGGAGTCGGTTTGCTCGCGGGTGGCACGCTTGCTGCCGATGCGCAGATCGCTGTTCGTATCGGACCGCCGCCACCTCGTCGTGAAGTGATCCCTCCGCCGCGCCCGGGCTACGTCTGGCACCCCGGCTATCACCGTTGGGACGGTGGCCGCTATGTCTGGGTCCCGGGTGAATATGCCGTTCCGCCGCGCCCCGGCGCCTACTGGGTTCCGGGTCACTGGGCGCATCGCCCCGGCGGTTACGTCTGGATCGAAGGCCACTATCGCTAG
- a CDS encoding KdsC family phosphatase: MSELTAQDRARRIKVLLFDVDGVLTNGDITIVPSPDGDRSKAVEVKGFSAHDGMGISIARLAGLKVGFVTKRESQVVAIRAKDLKIDHLYQGQSNKREAFDKVLADEGVTADEVAFVGDDIIDLPALRVAGLAIAVANARPQVKAMAHWTTTQVGGQGAGRDAIDFILEAQGVLDSTIEAYLDPSNPAAKKADIGTGKM, translated from the coding sequence ATGAGTGAACTGACCGCACAAGACCGCGCTCGCCGCATCAAGGTACTGCTTTTCGACGTCGATGGCGTCCTCACCAACGGCGACATTACGATCGTCCCCTCGCCGGACGGCGACCGCTCCAAGGCGGTCGAGGTCAAAGGCTTCTCCGCGCATGACGGCATGGGCATCTCCATCGCCCGGCTCGCTGGGCTGAAGGTTGGCTTCGTCACCAAGCGCGAGTCGCAGGTGGTGGCCATCCGCGCCAAGGACCTCAAGATCGACCATCTGTATCAGGGCCAGTCGAACAAGCGCGAAGCTTTCGACAAGGTACTTGCAGACGAGGGCGTGACGGCGGATGAAGTCGCCTTCGTCGGCGACGACATCATCGACCTGCCCGCGCTGCGCGTTGCCGGACTGGCGATCGCCGTTGCCAATGCGCGTCCGCAGGTGAAGGCGATGGCGCACTGGACGACGACGCAGGTCGGCGGACAGGGTGCTGGCCGCGATGCCATCGACTTCATCCTCGAGGCCCAGGGCGTGCTGGATTCGACGATCGAGGCATACCTTGATCCGAGCAATCCTGCGGCGAAAAAAGCGGATATCGGCACAGGGAAAATGTAG